The following proteins come from a genomic window of Dromaius novaehollandiae isolate bDroNov1 unplaced genomic scaffold, bDroNov1.hap1 HAP1_SCAFFOLD_27, whole genome shotgun sequence:
- the LOC135326398 gene encoding olfactory receptor 14A16-like: MLNSSFLTEFLLLGSANTRELQLLHFSLFLGIYLAALLGNGLVITAVACDHRLHTPMYFFLLNLSLLDLGSISTTVPKSMANSLWDTRAISYSGCAAQLFLFLFSLGAECSLLTVMAYDRYVAICRPLHYGTLMGSRACVKMAAAAWASSFVNGLLQTANTFPIPLCQGNVVKQFFCEVPQILKLSCSESYLRELGLIVVSACLALGCFVFIVLSYVQIFTVVLRIPSEQGRHKAFSMCLPHLAVVSLFLSTGMFAYLKPPSLSSPSLDLVLAVLYSVVPPAVNPLFYSMRNKELKHALRKLIQWE; encoded by the coding sequence atgttgaacagcagcttcctcactgaGTTTCTCCTCCTGGGGTCTGCgaacacacgggagctgcagctcttgcacttctcactcttcctgggcatctacctggctgccctcctgggcaacggacttgtcatcacagccgtagcctgtgaccaccgcctccacacccccatgtacttcttcctcctcaacctctccctcctcgaccttggctccatctccaccactgtccccaaatccatggccaattctctatgggacaccagggccatttcctactcaggatgtgctgcccagctcttcctcttcctcttttcactTGGAGCAGAGtgttctcttctcactgtcatggcctatgaccgctatgttgccatctgcagacccctgcactacgggaccctcatggggagcagagcttgtgtcaaaatggcagcagctgcctgggccagtagTTTTGTCAACGGTCTCCTGCAGACTGCTAACACATTtccaataccactctgccaaggcaatgttgtgaagcagttcttctgtgaagttccccagatcctcaagctctcctgctcagaatcctacctcagggaacttggacttattgtggttagtgcctgtttagctttggggtgtttcgttttcattgtgctgtcctatgtgcagatcttcacagttgtgctgaggatcccctctgagcagggccggcacaaagccttttccatgtgcctcccgcacctggccgtggtctccctgtttctcagcactggcatgtttgcctacctgaagcccccctccctctcctccccatctctggatctggtgctggctgttctgtactcggtggtgcctccagcagtgaaccccctcttctacagcatgaggaacaaggagctcaagcaTGCCTTGAGAAAACTGATTCAATGGGAATGA